A window of Mercenaria mercenaria strain notata unplaced genomic scaffold, MADL_Memer_1 contig_2939, whole genome shotgun sequence genomic DNA:
TATcctattaaaattgttatagaactcagactgtattagttctcaagcggtgttgaaaatctgaagcgattatattaaaaaatgaatgcactatgcgcgttttttgtgtcaaaagtaaccgcgaatattacgatagggcgcacgtgcttgtggaatggaaaattaccagcacgacgttttgatattttacgattcgcgggtaaattccagtcaatccaggtaattttgactgatgtaatttctcaatttggtaaagttaccaagaaaaaaacactcgcccgatcggtggagtagtccattcgtgcaaagagctataaaaataataatatacttatttgcaaaaatatgcggcccgattttaccgctaaaaagatttagggtcggcggtaaaaaaatagggtaggtcgggtcaccggaaacaaacaacttttttttttacgcctaatctAAAAGTTATTGTGTAAGCCTGCCAGCAAATATATACATTACCAATTCTCCAAAAACACTGATTCACCTAACACTTACAGTAGAACTATCAAATCAATTTTGTGGACCTTTCCTTTGGCCAATGGCATTTGGACATTCAGATGTCACATCCATACATGTGCAAGGGGAAAATGGCTTCTCCTTCTCCCAGTGCCCTCCACTTCGACCCCTACCCCTCCaaaagcaaaaacaacaacaaaaaaaaaaacctataccctttttgaaaattttacaggtAATCAAAAAAGAACAGTGTATGCAAACCTGTGTAAAAGAATCCATTAGCTACCATTCTAGATGGATTCTGCCCAGTTGTGGAAGGCCAGTTTGAGAAGGACCTCTGTCGTGAAGGTTGATCAGCAAACTGATGGTATCTTGGTGGTGCCTGGGGTTGGCTGGATCTGCTTTCATGTAACTCTCCACCGAGTCTATTTACTAAACTCCTCTCTGCATCTGCAGTCGCCAGGTTTGTGGTTTGGATACGAGTATTGTTCTGAAATATTGAGTCTGCTGATGTCAGGATCTGTCCATATTCAAGGTCATTGTTAGTAACTTCAGGCTCAGGCAGGTTAGAGACTTGGACATTGTCATTCAATCCCTCTGTTGGAGACAGCTCTGCGGCAGGTTGCTGGGTTTCATCATCTGTAGCCCCAGTTGTAGACTGATTTGGGATTTCTTCAGCATCTGCATTTCCAACTGTGTGATTTTCCGGATTATGAGATGCCCCACCTTCCCTTTCTCTTCTGATAGGGTATAAGTAAGCATTCACCTCAAGGGGCATTTTACAGCAGCATAGATCAGTTAACTCTCTCAACTTCTTCTCCTGCTCTTTATATATTCTGGTatgtttttttgatgaatcatttctatttttaaattgtttctttcttttacgtCTGGACTTTTTTCTTcgttttttgctattttttttccTCTTCTTAAAACCCCTACCTTTGCTTTTAGCAACTTTTCTGGATAACTTACTTTTAGCTGTagattttctctttctttctgcTTTCTTACTTGAATCTAATTTATCACTTTCTACAAATATGTCTAATTcagttgtatttttctttttgtccTTTGAAAGCCTTTTCTGTGTTCCTCTTGAGCCATCTTCAGATTTTATAGAAAGTTCTCCATGTTCAACCGCAAAATTAAAGTCAGTCTGCTTTGATGCAGTATCCAAACATTCATCTGGTTGTGATTGCTGATATTTCTCTTTCAGTTCAGGGTCAGGTTCTAAACATGGTAAAGTCTTTATTAATGATGTACCTTCATCTGAGGTTTTCACATTTCCAGCAGGATATGCATAAAAGCATGGTTCAACTTCTTGTTTGCCCGAAATATTATCTACAGCTGCCTCCTTTCCCAGTTCATACTGCTTTCTTGCAGGTTTACATCTTGAAAAATCTCTATATTTGACTTTCTTGCCCGTGGTGCCAAACATTCCAAACGCTGGATCTTCTGTGTCATCAAGCACGTTTGTACCAGTCTTCAAAAGAATTGCTGCAACATTTATATGATTAGTCTCAGAAGGTTTCAGGCATTGTATGTTATCACTGATGCACATTTTGTTGAGTTCATGTTTAAAAT
This region includes:
- the LOC128552600 gene encoding uncharacterized protein LOC128552600; this encodes IVIACCGTKGSIEMGSLNKLEDDVQWFRVDIPENTERLTSLQRIRILSKKTRKNNRIFVHCKDDKAFFKFLGESSTFSLFEGKELTSDPEVFEYFIVQDGREILVCENNGELFENMFPKGRGRKIKYTALLERTVTVKEMNLYHPKSEFTKCVNYKVDFKHELNKMCISDNIQCLKPSETNHINVAAILLKTGTNVLDDTEDPAFGMFGTTGKKVKYRDFSRCKPARKQYELGKEAAVDNISGKQEVEPCFYAYPAGNVKTSDEGTSLIKTLPCLEPDPELKEKYQQSQPDECLDTASKQTDFNFAVEHGELSIKSEDGSRGTQKRLSKDKKKNTTELDIFVESDKLDSSKKAERKRKSTAKSKLSRKVAKSKGRGFKKRKKNSKKRRKKSRRKRKKQFKNRNDSSKKHTRIYKEQEKKLRELTDLCCCKMPLEVNAYLYPIRREREGGASHNPENHTVGNADAEEIPNQSTTGATDDETQQPAAELSPTEGLNDNVQVSNLPEPEVTNNDLEYGQILTSADSIFQNNTRIQTTNLATADAERSLVNRLGGELHESRSSQPQAPPRYHQFADQPSRQRSFSNWPSTTGQNPSRMVANGFFYTGRCDLIRCFQCGISLKDWSVSDDPLIEHIKHSPNCQFLKDLLGQELLNEYKHILTACRQTHTNRYTAVADNQEPRIARVGTPEYSQHEARIHSFAKWPAFSQQSPQDLADAGLFYTGFRDLCRCFTCDGGLQHWEADDDPWIEHARWFPQCTYVRHVKGQEYINMVQQAAAQAFEEENPVGSIPEPGQFQRNTLAEAQRQDVGRVLPPDTPPEGDIFTLDCQA